The following are from one region of the Camelus ferus isolate YT-003-E chromosome 13, BCGSAC_Cfer_1.0, whole genome shotgun sequence genome:
- the SLC1A7 gene encoding excitatory amino acid transporter 5 isoform X2, which produces MDSAAHMLDGRMQEISYFQFPGELLMRMLKMLILPLVVSSLMSGLASLDAKTSSRLGILTVAYYLWTTFVAVIVGIIMVSIIHPGGAAQKETTEQSVKPIMSSADPLLDLIRNMFPANLVEATFKQYRTKTTPIIKSPKLASEEAPPRRILIYGVQEENGSRVQNFALDLTPPPEVVYKSEPGTSDGMNVLGIVIFSATMGIMLGRMGDSGAPLVSFCQCLNESVMKIVAVAVWYFPFGIVFLIAGKILEMDNPTTVGKKLGFYAVTVVCGLVVHGLFILPLLYFFITKKNPIVFIRGILQALLIALATSSSSATLPITFKCLLENNHIDRRIARFVLPVGATINMDGTALYEAVAAIFIAQVNNYELDFGQIITISITATAASIGAAGIPQAGLVTMVIVLTSVGLPTDDITLIIAVDWALDRFRTMINVLGDALAAGIMAHICRKDFAQDMGTETVSLPQKLPPCETKPVSLQEIVATQQNGCVKSVAEASELTLGPTCPHHVPVQVEQDEEPTTSSLDHCTIEISELETNV; this is translated from the exons ATGGATTCTGCTGCCCACATGCTAGACGGGAGAATGCAG GAAATTAGTTACTTCCAGTTTCCTGGAGAGCTCCTGATGAGGATGCTGAAGATGCTGATCCTACCACTCGTGGTCtccag CTTGATGTCTGGCCTCGCCTCCCTGGATGCCAAGACCTCCAGCCGCCTGGGCATCCTGACTGTGGCATATTACCTGTGGACCACCTTCGTGGCAGTTATCGTGGGCATCATCATGGTCTCCATCATCCACCCAGGCGGTGCGGCCCAGAAAGAGACTACGGAGCAGAGCGTGAAGCCCATTATGAGCTCAGCTGACCCCCTGCTGGACCTCATCCG GAACATGTTCCCAGCCAACCTGGTGGAAGCCACATTCAAACAG TACCGCACCAAGACCACCCCCATCATCAAGTCCCCCAAACTGGCATCAGAGGAAGCCCCTCCCCGGCGGATCCTCATCTACGGGGTCCAGGAGGAGAATGGCTCTCGTGTGCAGAACTTCGCCCTGGACCTGACCCCACCACCCGAGGTCGTTTACAAGTCAGAGCCTGGCACCAGCGACGGCATGAATGTGCTGGGAATCGTCATCTTCTCTGCCACCATGG GCATCATGCTGGGCCGCATGGGTGATAGCGGGGCCCCCCTGGTTAGCTTCTGCCAGTGCCTCAATGAGTCTGTCATGAAGATCGTGGCGGTGGCTGTGTG GTACTTCCCCTTTGGCATCGTGTTCCTCATCGCTGGCAAGATCCTGGAGATGGACAATCCCACAACGGTTGGAAAGAAACTGGGCTTCTACGCGGTCACGGTGGTGTGCGGACTGGTGGTCCATGGCCTCTTTATCCTGCCCCTGCTCTACTTCTTCATCACCAAAAAGAACCCCATCGTCTTCATCCGAGGCATCCTCCAGGCGCTGCTCATTGCgctggccacctcctccag CTCAGCCACTCTGCCCATCACCTTCAAGTGCCTGCTGGAGAACAACCACATTGACCGGCGCATTGCCCGCTTTGTGCTGCCCGTGGGCGCCACCATCAACATGGATGGCACCGCGCTCTACGAGGCTGTGGCCGCCATCTTCATTGCCCAGGTCAACAACTATGAACTGGATTTCGGCCAGATCATCACCATCAG CATCACTGCCACCGCGGCCAGCATCGGGGCAGCTGGCATCCCCCAGGCCGGGCTCGTCACCATGGTCATCGTGCTTACCTCGGTGGGACTTCCCACAGACGACATCACCCTCATCATCGCTGTCGACTGGGCTCT GGACCGTTTCCGCACCATGATTAACGTGCTGGGTGATGCACTGGCTGCCGGGATCATGGCCCATATCTGCCGGAAGGACTTTGCTCAGGACATGGGCACCGAG ACTGTTTCCCTTCCCCAGAAACTGCCACCCTGCGAGACCAAGCCTGTGAGCCTCCAGGAGATTGTGGCGACCCAGCAGAATGGCTGTGTGAAGAGTGTGGCTGAGGCCTCAGAGCTGACCCTGGGCCCCACCTGTCCCCACCATGTCCCTGTCCAGGTGGAACAGGATGAGGAACCAACCACCTCCAGTCTGGACCACTGTACCATTGAGATCAGTGAGCTTGAGACCAATGTCTGA